A stretch of the Nicotiana tabacum cultivar K326 chromosome 6, ASM71507v2, whole genome shotgun sequence genome encodes the following:
- the LOC107828880 gene encoding uncharacterized protein LOC107828880, with protein sequence MACKFEEPEFWLPSEFLTDDEILMGHGNLKKTEGHRNDFSDLNLCFPTDFPYDFCPTVLGSPVDSFAGSTETESDEEDALAGLTRQLTRTTLNSNLSQHQIEKNWVHSGSPQSTLAQIGSWSVRSSGSSDGSPNGLSQVSSPPTSPLGAQNDAWNLIYQAAGQVARMKMHGWFRPTRNQGLPGPPRSVHHPVHTSAPMKSPNSCFSNNTHLEQARREQMARQQSSAMLNRQVKNGWFNEQPVCQNRGLRSGFGVGGFVESNRCGRVVGDSGQTGWSALPFEQQNHYQGQSGSGMRAGHMGGSGNCGVVKKRECAGTGVFLPRRYCSQNSTDSRKKPGCSTAWLPARVVESLNKNIDGLNGIPSQHQHQPHALPQPPRFNSEYEIIMARRNALLAQQRRNLQQEGTMNLEVRLPQEWTY encoded by the exons ATGGCTTGTAAatttgaagaaccagagttttGGTTGCCTTCTGAGTTCCTAACGGACGACGAAATACTCATGGGACATGGTAACTTGAAGAAGACGGAGGGACACAGGAACGATTTCTCAGACTTGAATCtctgtttccccactgatttcccTTATGATTTTTGTCCGACGGTGTTGGGTTCTCCTGTTGACTCTTTTGCTGGTTCCACTGAGACAGAAAGCGATGAGGAAGACGCTCTTGCTGGGTTAACTCGTCAGCTAACCCGCACGACTCTTAACTCAAACCTTTCCCAGCATCAAATCGAG AAAAATTGGGTGCACTCTGGTTCACCTCAATCAACCCTTGCCCAAATTGGAAGCTGGTCGGTTCGGAGCTCCGGGTCTAGCGATGGTAGCCCTAACGGGCTTTCTCAGGTGTCTTCTCCCCCAACTTCGCCGCTTGGTGCTCAAAATGATGCTTGGAATCTGATATACCAAGCAGCGGGCCAAGTTGCAAGGATGAAGATGCATGGCTGGTTTAGACCCACCCGAAATCAAGGACTTCCTGGACCGCCTCGAAGCGTCCATCATCCGGTCCACACTTCAGCCCCCATGAAATCCCCCAACTCTTGCTTCAGTAATAATACTCAT TTGGAGCAAGCCAGAAGAGAGCAAATGGCGAGGCAACAGAGCAGTGCCATGTTGAATAGGCAAGTGAAGAATGGATGGTTTAACGAGCAGCCTGTCTGTCAAAATAGAGGCTTAAGGTCTGGATTTGGAGTTGGAGGGTTTGTGGAGAGTAACAGGTGTGGAAGGGTAGTGGGTGATTCGGGTCAAACAGGATGGTCTGCTCTGCCATTTGAGCAGCAAAATCACTATCAAGGACAATCCGGGTCGGGTATGCGAGCGGGTCACATGGGTGGATCTGGTAACTGTGGCGTTGTGAAGAAGAGGGAGTGCGCTGGCACTGGCGTTTTTCTGCCTAGGAGATATTGTAGCCAGAATTCTACTGATTCTCGCAAGAAACCAG GGTGTTCCACTGCTTGGCTTCCTGCTAGGGTTGTTGAGTCTTTGAATAAGAACATTGATGGCTTAAATGGCATTCCTTCTCAACACCAGCACCAGCCTCATGCTCTTCCTCAACCACCACGGTTCAATTCTGAATATG AAATAATAATGGCTAGGAGAAATGCATTGCTTGCACAACAGAGGAGAAATCTACAACAAGAAGGAACAATGAATCTTGAAGTACGCCTTCCTCAGGAATGGACGTACTGA